The genomic interval ATAAAAACCTAATTGAGGACATCATTCGCATATGAATTGGTGCCCTTTTTTTTGTTGTTGTCTCAATGATTTAAAGAATTTAACATACTAATTAGCACATCAATACGCATCCACTTTAACAACACCACATAAAAATTTATGTGGTGTTGTTAAAATCAGTGCTATAACTGCTGCTAATAAAAGTGAATGGAAATTATATGTTAATATTATAGAGGCAGTTTGTGAAGTGTTGTTCTTAAACTAACGGTGCAGGTTAATGGAACAAAAGAAACGAGGAGAACTTTATTATGATTGAATTAAAATTTTTCGAGCGTTCAGATTTCCAACAACTAATCAATTGGATTGAAACACCAGAGTTTCTACTGCAATGGGGAGGTCCTACTTTTAGTTTTCCATTAGATGAGCAGCAATTAGAAAACTACCTAAACAATGCAAATAGTGACAACTCTAATACTTTGGTTTATAGCGTTATAGAAAAGGAAACTGGGAATGTCATAGGACATATTTCATTAGGAAATATTGATAGAAAAAACAAATCAGCAAGAGTTGGGAAAGTATTAGTTGGTGATAAGAATGTAAGGGGAAAAGGTATAGGTAAACAAATGATGACAGAAATTCTTAAAGTTGCATTCAATGAACTTCGCTTACATAGAGTTAGTCTTGGAGTGTTTGACTTCAATAACTCTGCAATTGTTTGTTATAAAAAATCAGGATTTGTAAAAGAGGGATTATTCAGAGACGCAAGAAAAATAGGTGATGAGTATTGGAATTTATGGGAAATGAGTATTTTAGAAAATGAATGGTTTGAAAGAAATAAAGATTAGTCTTATTGTGCTAACAGAGTGCATTCCTTTAAAAAGGAATGGTTTTTCTATACCAAAGAAAAGGGAATTAATGTCAAACTAAAGAGGCAGGTTAGTTTAAGGTGAAAGTTACACATTAGGGGGAATTAAATGTTAGGGGTTAACAAAGGTGAAGTGATTTTAGTTACTCATTCTGAAAATTGGAAGAGGTTATTTGATAAAGAAAAATCTTTATTGGAGACGATTATTGGGGAACAGGTAAAGGATATTCAACAATTTGGCAGTACAGCAATCAAGGGCATTGAAGCAAAACCTATTATTGATATATTGGTTGGTGTAGAGTCATTAAAGGATGTTGAAAAGTTTAATAATGAAAGATTAAAAGAAGCTGGATATTATCATTTATCCAGAGTTCAAATTGATGGAAAAGAGGTTTTTGCTAAGTTTACTGATTTAGAAAACCTAACCAAGACACATATTCTTCACGTTGTTGAATATCAAGGTGATTGGTGGAACGAACACATTGCATTCAGAGATTATTTAAATGCAAATCCATTAGTTTCTAAGGAATATGAGTCACTCAAGAAAAATCTAGCAGAAAAATACCCTAACGATGAACATTCATATACAAATGAAAAGAAACAGTTTGTTGATGAAATTTTGAATAAAATGTAATTTCATCTATCGGGTGCATTCCTTAACTAGGGATGCTTTTTTCTTTGTCAACTAAAAGGAAATTAATGTTAAACTAATGAGGCAGATTAATTGAAAAATCAATATTGAATAAATATCTATTTGTATGTATAATTATACAAAAAAACAAATGAGAGGGATTGGAATGCGACTAGTACCTGAGTCTTCAAATTTGAAGGAGTATTTAAAAGAGTTAGATGTAGTTGATTTTTCGCATACTTTAATTCAAGAAAAAGCTAATGAATTATTTAATAATGAAATGTCTGAGATAGAAAAGGTTAAACTAGCATTTGTATTTGTACGAGATGAAGTATCTCACTCTTGGGATATTCAAAGTAAAAGAGTTACTTGTAAAGCATCAGAAGCTCTTAAATATCGAGAAGGTATTTGTTATGCAAAATCTAATTTGTTAACAGCTTTATTAAGGTCGGTAGGAATTCCAACTGGTTTTTGTTATCAAAGATTGATGATATTTGATACGCCTGAAGAGGGTTATTCTTTACATACACTGAATGGTGTATATATTAATTCCTTGAATCGTTGGATACGGTTAGATGCTCGTGGAAATAAACCAGGAGTACAAGCTGAATTTTCTATAAACGAGGAAATTTTAGCGTTTCCAATCCGAGAAGAGTTTGACGAAAAAGACTACCCCATCATATATACTTCACCTAATGAGAAAACTATCGCTACTTTAGAATCAAACACAGATGCTTTAAAAATGTATATACACCATTTACCTGACGCTTTATAATCAAACAATTATACACTCACTGATTTTACATATTTCTTGAACTAAACCAGCTAATAGTTTGTCAACAATTTCAATAAAAAAATGAAATTACACATGCTATACTAAAAATGAGTATACCAAATAACCTACCAATCTGTACTTTTTGGAAGGTCTTGGTCTATCTAGTTAGATATAGCTATCAAGCTACATCTTGGAAAGGTGTTTTGCTTTTCAGTAAAGCATAAATCCAATGTAAGAGTTTATTGACACAAGCAATGACAGCGACTCTAAATGGTTTACCTTCTTCGCGTTTTTTATCGTAAAACTCTCTGAGTCTCTTGTTCCGTGCAATAATTTCGTCGGTTGTCTTTTGCTTACGAGAATCTCTAATCCCGCATTGAACGGCCATAAATAAGGCATGTCTCAGTCTGGAAGAGCCTCTTTTAGTTATCCGATTAACGGAAGCTGTAAACTTTCCTGAAGAGTAAACACTAGGGTCGACTCCAGCGAATGCAACCAACTTCTTTGGGTGATTAAACCGATCTATCTCACCGATCTCAGAAATAATCGTGGCGGCGATCTTTTCTCCAATTCCGGGAATAGATTGGATAATCTGATATTCTTCAATTTCTTTCGCAAGGGCATCTATTTCAGTTGCGATGTTGGATAGGTGCTCTTGGTATTGAAGAACGATGTTCGTTAACATCTCCAAATTAAAAATATGACTCTCATACAAATTCTTTTGAAACGGGTTACGCAAGGCAGCCTCTCGCAGCTTTTGTGCTTTTTCTATGGCCCACCTCTCAGAACGACTTTTACATAACGAAGCGATCTTTTCGACCAATTCAGACTCATCCACTTGTAAGACAGCCTCTGAAGTTGGAAAAGCCTGCAGGGTTAATAACGATACCTTCGAATACAAACTACCAAATACGCCTCTGTATTCAGGAAACACCTGATCCAATAAGGAATGGAGTTGTAGTTTCGTATTCGCCGATACTTCAGCGATCGTCTCTTGTTGTCTGGTTAAATTACGAAGATTTAAGAGTTGAATCCCTCGTTTTTTATAGGGTTCAAGCTCCTCCTTGTAGTAAAGCTCGCACAAATGATACGCATCAACGGCATCTGTTTTTACCTTGCGTAAGCTCGAACTTTTCGCTCGATGCGAAATGAGTGGGTTGATGACAATATACACATACTTTTGGTCCTCCAGAAACTGAATCACAGGTAGATGATAATGACCTGTCGACTCTAAAACCACAGAAGGTGGTTGTCCTTGTGCTGCTTGTTCGACTTCTTGAAGAAATGCCAAGAATGTCTCGAGACCCTCACGATTATGTTTAATACTGAAACTCTTACGATAAGGCTTTCCCTTGTCCAAGAAGGCTTGAACCTGACTTTCTCCTTTTGAGACATCCAGACCGATGACTGGATTCATTGTTTATCAACTCCTAGAAATAAATTAGTCGGTAACCCCTAGAGCTTCTTGTAGTGTCATAGGTTCGCTTGTTAAACGGGATCATTTCTATGTCCCAACCAGCCTGAAACATGTTCATACAAGTAGGGGGCGAACAGTTTAGCTAACGGGATCGAGTCCCACGGGTGCGACGTTCTACCCCGACTACCGCTATCATATGACCATAAAAAATAAGGTCAACCAGAAATATTTTCTTATCTGGCTAACCTTATATTACGAACGGGTGCTTTAGTTGAATAAGGTAATAAAATTGGACCACACATATTAGATATGTGTGGTCCTTTTAATTTCAACTGTTTCACTTATCTAACCTAAACAGAAGAAATCTGAGCGTTTTTACATACCATTTACATTACCAATTGGTTGTTAATATATATGCTGAGTAGCATACTATTGACATAGTTATTTCTACTTTTCTCCTCGTCAACCGAACCCGTTATTTAGCAATCACTTCTTTTTTATATTCCAATTTTCAGTATCTACTTTCTTTTGCTTACCGATCCACCAATCCCTTGAATGTTTCATCATACGTATCCATCATTTCATTGACACTATCTAAAAAATCTTGGTCAACTTCCTTAGTGGCAGGAGACTTCTTTGATTTTTGAATGCGAATTTCATTGCCTTCCATATGAAAAGAAATATGATCCCCATAATTGATACCTAGATGCTGCACTACTTTTTGAGGGAGCATAATCCCTAACCCATTTCCAACATTTGTGATTTTACTTTCCACTTTCCCCACCGCCATTATCATTATTTACGCTCCAAATATTCTTCCCATTATAACAGACATATATATCGGCTACATACTTCCAAC from Alkalihalophilus pseudofirmus carries:
- a CDS encoding GNAT family N-acetyltransferase: MIELKFFERSDFQQLINWIETPEFLLQWGGPTFSFPLDEQQLENYLNNANSDNSNTLVYSVIEKETGNVIGHISLGNIDRKNKSARVGKVLVGDKNVRGKGIGKQMMTEILKVAFNELRLHRVSLGVFDFNNSAIVCYKKSGFVKEGLFRDARKIGDEYWNLWEMSILENEWFERNKD
- a CDS encoding IS110 family transposase, with the protein product MNPVIGLDVSKGESQVQAFLDKGKPYRKSFSIKHNREGLETFLAFLQEVEQAAQGQPPSVVLESTGHYHLPVIQFLEDQKYVYIVINPLISHRAKSSSLRKVKTDAVDAYHLCELYYKEELEPYKKRGIQLLNLRNLTRQQETIAEVSANTKLQLHSLLDQVFPEYRGVFGSLYSKVSLLTLQAFPTSEAVLQVDESELVEKIASLCKSRSERWAIEKAQKLREAALRNPFQKNLYESHIFNLEMLTNIVLQYQEHLSNIATEIDALAKEIEEYQIIQSIPGIGEKIAATIISEIGEIDRFNHPKKLVAFAGVDPSVYSSGKFTASVNRITKRGSSRLRHALFMAVQCGIRDSRKQKTTDEIIARNKRLREFYDKKREEGKPFRVAVIACVNKLLHWIYALLKSKTPFQDVA
- a CDS encoding SpoVT/AbrB-like cell growth regulatory protein; this translates as MIMAVGKVESKITNVGNGLGIMLPQKVVQHLGINYGDHISFHMEGNEIRIQKSKKSPATKEVDQDFLDSVNEMMDTYDETFKGLVDR
- a CDS encoding transglutaminase-like domain-containing protein; this encodes MRLVPESSNLKEYLKELDVVDFSHTLIQEKANELFNNEMSEIEKVKLAFVFVRDEVSHSWDIQSKRVTCKASEALKYREGICYAKSNLLTALLRSVGIPTGFCYQRLMIFDTPEEGYSLHTLNGVYINSLNRWIRLDARGNKPGVQAEFSINEEILAFPIREEFDEKDYPIIYTSPNEKTIATLESNTDALKMYIHHLPDAL
- a CDS encoding GrpB family protein, with product MLGVNKGEVILVTHSENWKRLFDKEKSLLETIIGEQVKDIQQFGSTAIKGIEAKPIIDILVGVESLKDVEKFNNERLKEAGYYHLSRVQIDGKEVFAKFTDLENLTKTHILHVVEYQGDWWNEHIAFRDYLNANPLVSKEYESLKKNLAEKYPNDEHSYTNEKKQFVDEILNKM